The genomic DNA AACCCTCCGTCAAATGACGCCTCTGATCCTGGCGGGTCTAGCCGTTGCATTTGCATTCAGGACAGGCTTGTTCAATATCGGGGTCGAAGGCCAGCTCATCGTAGGATGGCTCGCCGCCGTATGGGTGGGAACATCCTTTGGCGATCTGCCGAAGTTCATCCATCTGCCTCTCGCTGTCATCGCAGCGGCATTGGCCGGAGCCCTCTGGGGATTCGTGCCAGGACTTTTGAAAGCCAGATTCAGGGTGCACGAAGTCATCGTAACCATCATGATGAACTATATTGCCCTGCAGGCATCGAATGCCATCGTGCGTGATGTATTGACAGACAGGAAGGAACGGACCGATTATGTAGCGGAATCAGCTTCCCTCAAGTCGCCATTCCTCGAATCCATCACGGACTTCTCACGGCTCCACTGGGGGATCATCATTGCCCTCGCGTGTGCATTCATCATGTGGTTCCTTCTTGAGAAGACGTCTCGCGGATATGAACTGCGTGCGGTCGGATTCAACCAGAATGCGTCTCAATATGCTGGAATGAACGTAAATGGGAATATCATCCTCTCCATGGTCATCTCAGGAGCGTTTGCGGGACTCGCCGGATCCATG from Rossellomorea marisflavi includes the following:
- a CDS encoding ABC transporter permease; its protein translation is MSNRLTNILIPIISVVLGILAGTIIMLVSGYNPIEGYSALWDGIFGEVYFVGETLRQMTPLILAGLAVAFAFRTGLFNIGVEGQLIVGWLAAVWVGTSFGDLPKFIHLPLAVIAAALAGALWGFVPGLLKARFRVHEVIVTIMMNYIALQASNAIVRDVLTDRKERTDYVAESASLKSPFLESITDFSRLHWGIIIALACAFIMWFLLEKTSRGYELRAVGFNQNASQYAGMNVNGNIILSMVISGAFAGLAGSMEALGTFGYASIKGGFTGVGFDGIAVALLGGNAAIGVIFAALLFGGLKVGALNMPLDAGIPNELVDIIIALIIFFVASGYIIRYMIQRFRKKGVK